The stretch of DNA CAGCACGTCCAGCCGCCGCGCGCCGACGCTGCGCTTCAGCGCATCGAGATCGACGTCGCCAAGCCCACGCCGTGCGTCGCCGTCCGCGTCGAGAAGCGTCACTTCCGCGTCGAGGCCGGTACTCAGGTAATGCAGCGTGACCGCGGCAACGCCGACGCCATGCTCGCCGAACGCGGCGCGCAGCCGCGCGGCCACGTCGCTGCGCGGCGGCAGGCCGGCGACGGAGCGCACGTGCATGTCGTCCTCCGGATCGACGTGGATCAGCGCATCGAACACGCGCGGATCGGTCAGCACCCGCGCCCGCGCGGACTCCGCGATGTAATGCCCTTCGGACACCGAGATCAGCGGATCGACGAGAATGTGCGCGTCGACGAGCGCGAGGTCGCCGGTCTTGCGGGTGCGCATCTCGTGCACGTCGAGCACGCCCGGCGTGCCGAGCAGCAGTTCGCGCAGATCGGCGGTCGTCGCGGTGTCGAGCGCGCGGTCGGACAGGTCCTGCAGCGCGTCCCAGCCGAACACCCAGCCCATCCGCGCGACCATGAAGCCGACGATCGCCGCGGCGATCGGATCGAGCAGCCGTACGCCCGCGAGACTGCCGACGATGCCGAGCGCCACGACGAGCGACGACGCCGCGTCCGAGCGCGCATGCCACGCGTTCGCGATCAGCATCGCGGAGCGCACGCGCTGCGCCTCGCGCAGCATGTAGCGAAACAGCGCCTCCTTCGACACGAGCACGAACAGCGCGACCACGAGCGCGCTCGCATGCAGCGGCGGAATGTCGTCGAGATTCGCGAGCCGCGTGCCGGCCCGCCATAACATTCCGACGCCGACGGTTATCAGCAGTGCGCCGAGAAATAATGAAGCAACCGTTTCATAACGGCTGTGACCGTAATTGTGGTCTTCGTCCGGCTGCGCGCCGCTATGCCGATTGGCCAGCAAAACGACGAAATCGGATATCAGATCGGCAAACGAATGGACGCCGTCGGCGATCAGCGCCTGCGAATGCGCAAACACGCCGACGACCATTTGCAGCACCACGAGTACCGAATTGACGACGATGCTGACGAACGTACTCCTGCGTGCAACCTGGTGCTTGTCTGGCAGCTCGCCGGCGACGGATGAAGGCATGTGAAAGAAATACCGGATTCAAAGTACCCCGGATTGTAGCGGCGATTGGCGGCATTATCCTGAATGCCCACAAAAATCTCTTTAAAATCAGACCACTACAAGAACACGACGCATTCGTATTCACGCGACAGCGCGTGTCGCTGCTTCGTCGACAGACAATAAAAAACCGCGTGCCTGACGGCCACGCGGTTTTTTGTAGGAAAACGGACGACAAATACTGGGATTCGTCCGAATCGCTTACGGGTTATTTCTGGATAAGAAATTTTTCGCGATCTTTGCCGGCAATCCAGCGCGGCGGCTTACCACGGCCGGACCACGTGCTGCCGCTATCGGGGTCGCGGTATTTCGGAGCGACGCTCGCCCGTGCGCGGGAAGAAGCCTTGGCGTTCTTGCTGCGTCCGCCGCCGAGTTCGGCGAGCGTGATGCCATAGTCGGCCATTTTCTGCTTGATTTCATCGAGGACCTCGGCGTATTCGCGCGCCTTGGCCTCTTCAATCTGCTTCTCCAGTTTTTCGCGCTGGGCGAGAAGTTCCTTGTAGGAAGACATGATGTCCCTTGTGGTTTCGATTAATTGGCTACCAGTCTCTCGCCGGTATGCCGATCACCTGATAGTTGCACCGCCTCGGAATTTCGGGGGAGATTAGCACAAAATTGAAATGCTGGAAAAGTTACGAAGCGCAAAAAATAATAAATTGTTTTTCGAACGCACCGCCTTCGCATAGCGAACAGCCCCTCCGGCATTTTTTGCTGTTCGCAGATTCCTTAAAGAGGTGACGCGCATGTTAATGCCCGATCGGAGTAATTGGCAGCCGATGATAATTAATCCTGTGAACAGGCGTTAACATTTCATCGTGTGACAGCTTCGCCCGTCATTCATTCGCGCCGAATCGGCCGCTTGCCATTTCACGGTCGCCGGGATGAATTCCGGCGCGGTGGCACCGCCGCCGGCTCATTTATCAGGTTTTGCATTGGCCAATGCATTCGGCAAGCGCGTCGCGCAATGACGCGTCGTCGAGTTTCGGTCCGTCGAATTCGAAACGCGTGCGCGCGCCGTCAATCGTCAGATCGGCGCCGTATCGATCCACGCCTAGCGGGACCAGCCGGCCGGTGCGCGCCGGATGCGCTTCGAAGAACCGCAACAGGTCGTCCTCGGCCGCCGCCGACAACGGTTCGAGCGAATCCAGCTCCGAGCCGTCGAGCCAGCCCATCGCACCGAACCCGCCGATATAACGCACCCGCTCGACGTGCATCACCCAGAACGTGAAGTCGCCGAGCGCGAGATAGCGCCGTGCGTCCGGCTGGTAGCGCAGATAACGGCGCGCGACGTCGGGGCCGCCGCCGTCCTCCACCGGCTCGAACAGCCCGAGCAGCGTGGCCCGCTGACCTTCGAGCACGTTGCCGTCCGACGCATGGGCGACGAGAAACCCCGCGCGCGGATCGCCGTGCAGGTTGCGCGTGTGTTCGGCGAGTCGGCTCACGAGGATCACCGGACGGTGCCGCGCGTCCGGCGCGAACGGCAGCAGCGTCGGATACGGGAAACCGTGCGGATCGCGCGCGTGGGTCGCAAGCGTACCGGTCGACGGCTGATGCAGCAGATGCAGCAGGGCGTGAGCAGATATCTTCAAGTGCGCGTCCTCTTTTTCCCGCCCGCAGTGGGCGCGTTCGTCGATCGCCATGCCGGCGCGGCGTGGTGTGGGGTGGCGCGGCAATCCAGCCCGCCGCCCGGCGTACCGATATTAGTGCAGCGCGGCAACGCCTGCTCCAGCGTGGGCGAGGCGGCTTCGCTAGAATCATCTGCTTTCATTCGCCTTCCTCCGCCAGGAAACCCTGTGTCCGATCGTTCGACCGACTCCCCCCTCGCCGTTCCCGCTCCCGCCGAAGTCCATCGCGCGCTGCCCGTCGCGACCCGCAACCGCGCGCGTATCGCGACGATGGCGCTCTTCTTCGTCGCCGGGATGATGTACGCGTCGTGGGGCGTGCACGTGCCGACGGTGCGCGACCGCTTCCACCTGAGCCCCGCGCTGCTGTCGTATGCGCTGTTCGCGGTCGCCGGCGGATCGATCGCCTCGATGACGTCGATCGGCGGCTGGATCGCGCGGGTCGGCACGCGGCGCGCGTGTCTCGCCGGCGGCCTCACGCTGTCGATCAGCGGCGCGCTGATCCTCGTCGTGCCGACCTACGGGCTGCTGCTCGCCGTGCTCGCGCTGTTCGGCGTCGGCATGGCGACGCTCGACGTCGCGATGAACGCCGAGGCGAGCGCGGTCGAAGAGGCGCTCGGCCGGCCGATCATGTCGTCGCTGCACGGGATGTTCAGCCTCGGCGGGATGGCCGGCGCGGCGGTCGGCGGCGCGCTGCTCTCGCGCGGCATGGCGCCGGCGCTGCATCTCGCGCTCGCGTCGTCGCTCAACGCGCTCGTGCTGATCGTGTCGTGCCCGGCGGTCCTGCCTCACGTGCCGCACGCGGCGCACGCGGACGCGTCGAAGTCCGGCAACCGCTGGCGCACGCCCGCGCTGTGGGCGCTCGGCGCGATCGCGCTGATCGCGCTGATCGCCGAAGGCGCGATGTACGACTGGGCGACCGTTTACATGCGCGACGTCGTGGTGGCGACCCCCGCGGTCGCGAGCGCCGCATACGCGGCGTTCTCGGGCGGAATGGCGGCCGCGCGTTTCGCCGGCGATGCGGTGCGCGCGCGTTTCGGCGCGCCGCAGCTGGTGATGGCGAGCGCGTCGCTCGCGTGCGTGGGGATGATCGGCGCGCTGCTGCTGCCGTACCCGGTCGCCGCGCTGACGGGCTTTACGCTGATGGGGCTCGGCCTCGCGAACATGATGCCAGTGCTGTTCGCGGCCGCCGCGCGCGTGAAGGGGATCCACGCGGCCGAAGGACTCGCGCACGTCGCGGGCATCGCGTACGTCGGGCTGCTGCTCGGGCCGGTGGTCATCGGCGGCGTCACGCAGGTCACGACGCTGCCGATCGGCCTGTCGGTCGTCGCGCTGTGCGCGGCGGTGGTCGCGGTGGCCGGACCGAAGGTGCTGGCGCGGCTGGGCATCTGACGGCCGCGTTGGCGCGGCGCCGCGGGCGCTTCGATGTCCGCTCGATGCCGCGCGGCCCTCGCGCCGCCATGCCGGAACCACGGCGCTGACCGGCAATCGGGAAACGACCCGGAAACACCATAAACAACCCACAAACGAAAAAGCCCCGGGCATCCGCCCGGGGCTTTCGTCATTGCGCGTTCGCCGCGTCGATTACATCTCGACGACGTCGAGCAGCGTCTTCTTGCCCGCCTTGTAGTTGTACAGCGAGATCACGCCGTGCTTCAGGTCGCCCTTCGCATCGAACGTCGTTTCGCCGATCACGCCCTTGTAGTCGGTCGACGGCATCGCAGCCAGGATCTTCGCCGGATCGGTCGAGTTCGCGCGCTTCATCGCATCGACGATGATGTACACCGCGTCATACGTGAACGGCGCGTAGATCTGGATCGGCTGGCCGAAACGCTTCTGGTACTTCGCCTGGAACGCTGCGCCGCCCGCCATCTTTTCGAGCGCCATGCCAGCTTCCGAGCACACGATGTTGTCGGTCGCGTCGCCAGCGAGGTCCGACAGTTTGTCGGTACAGACGCCGTCACCCGCGAGCACCTTCGCGCGCAGGCCGAGCTGCTTCGCCTGCTTCGCGAACGGGCCGCCGGTCGCATCCATGCCGCCGTACATGATCGCGTCGGGGTTTTCGCCCTTGATCTTCGTGAGAATCGCGCGGAAATCGACAGCCTTGTCGTTCGTCGCGTCGTGCGACACGACGTTCATGCCGAGCGACTTCGCGGTCTTCTCGAATTCGTTCGCGAGACCCTGACCGTAGGCGGTCGAGTCGTCGACGATCGCGACGCTCTTCACCTTCAGGCCCTTCGACGCGTAGTTCGCGAGCGCCGGACCTTGCTGCGCATCGGTCGCGACGACGCGATACGTCGTCTTGAAGCCTTGCTGCGTGTACGCCGGGTTCGTGGCCGACGGCGAGATCTGCACGATGCCCGCATCGCTGTAGATCTTCGATGCCGGGATCGACGTACCCGAGTTCAGGTGGCCGACCACCGCGACGACCTTGTCGTCGACGAGCTTCTGCGCGACCTGCGTGGCAGTACGCGGGTCGGCCGCGTCGTCCTGCGGGTCCAGCTGGAGCGTGACCTTCTGGCCGTTGATCGTCAGACCCTTCGCGTTGATTTCCTCGACGGCAAGACGCGCGCCGTTTTCGTTGTCCTTGCCAAGGTGGGCAATACCGCCGGTCAGCGGCGCAACGTGACCGATCTTGATGACCTCATCG from Paraburkholderia caballeronis encodes:
- a CDS encoding HugZ family pyridoxamine 5'-phosphate oxidase encodes the protein MKISAHALLHLLHQPSTGTLATHARDPHGFPYPTLLPFAPDARHRPVILVSRLAEHTRNLHGDPRAGFLVAHASDGNVLEGQRATLLGLFEPVEDGGGPDVARRYLRYQPDARRYLALGDFTFWVMHVERVRYIGGFGAMGWLDGSELDSLEPLSAAAEDDLLRFFEAHPARTGRLVPLGVDRYGADLTIDGARTRFEFDGPKLDDASLRDALAECIGQCKT
- a CDS encoding MFS transporter — its product is MQQGVSRYLQVRVLFFPPAVGAFVDRHAGAAWCGVARQSSPPPGVPILVQRGNACSSVGEAASLESSAFIRLPPPGNPVSDRSTDSPLAVPAPAEVHRALPVATRNRARIATMALFFVAGMMYASWGVHVPTVRDRFHLSPALLSYALFAVAGGSIASMTSIGGWIARVGTRRACLAGGLTLSISGALILVVPTYGLLLAVLALFGVGMATLDVAMNAEASAVEEALGRPIMSSLHGMFSLGGMAGAAVGGALLSRGMAPALHLALASSLNALVLIVSCPAVLPHVPHAAHADASKSGNRWRTPALWALGAIALIALIAEGAMYDWATVYMRDVVVATPAVASAAYAAFSGGMAAARFAGDAVRARFGAPQLVMASASLACVGMIGALLLPYPVAALTGFTLMGLGLANMMPVLFAAAARVKGIHAAEGLAHVAGIAYVGLLLGPVVIGGVTQVTTLPIGLSVVALCAAVVAVAGPKVLARLGI
- a CDS encoding branched-chain amino acid ABC transporter substrate-binding protein is translated as MNIKLQKLLPISAAAMLFASLATGAVADEVIKIGHVAPLTGGIAHLGKDNENGARLAVEEINAKGLTINGQKVTLQLDPQDDAADPRTATQVAQKLVDDKVVAVVGHLNSGTSIPASKIYSDAGIVQISPSATNPAYTQQGFKTTYRVVATDAQQGPALANYASKGLKVKSVAIVDDSTAYGQGLANEFEKTAKSLGMNVVSHDATNDKAVDFRAILTKIKGENPDAIMYGGMDATGGPFAKQAKQLGLRAKVLAGDGVCTDKLSDLAGDATDNIVCSEAGMALEKMAGGAAFQAKYQKRFGQPIQIYAPFTYDAVYIIVDAMKRANSTDPAKILAAMPSTDYKGVIGETTFDAKGDLKHGVISLYNYKAGKKTLLDVVEM
- a CDS encoding H-NS histone family protein: MSSYKELLAQREKLEKQIEEAKAREYAEVLDEIKQKMADYGITLAELGGGRSKNAKASSRARASVAPKYRDPDSGSTWSGRGKPPRWIAGKDREKFLIQK
- a CDS encoding cation diffusion facilitator family transporter, translated to MPSSVAGELPDKHQVARRSTFVSIVVNSVLVVLQMVVGVFAHSQALIADGVHSFADLISDFVVLLANRHSGAQPDEDHNYGHSRYETVASLFLGALLITVGVGMLWRAGTRLANLDDIPPLHASALVVALFVLVSKEALFRYMLREAQRVRSAMLIANAWHARSDAASSLVVALGIVGSLAGVRLLDPIAAAIVGFMVARMGWVFGWDALQDLSDRALDTATTADLRELLLGTPGVLDVHEMRTRKTGDLALVDAHILVDPLISVSEGHYIAESARARVLTDPRVFDALIHVDPEDDMHVRSVAGLPPRSDVAARLRAAFGEHGVGVAAVTLHYLSTGLDAEVTLLDADGDARRGLGDVDLDALKRSVGARRLDVLLRVRGEGEGRRDGVRPPHPAHDTRS